AGTGCATTGACAATGTCTATTTTATAAAGAGGAAACATAATGTTATGACGAATAGCCTGTAACTTTTTCATGAAAAACCATATGGGACCTACATTTTAGAACGTCCATATGACATCTTGACAAGGAACGATTCATCAGTCATTTTTACACACATCAACCATCTTCATATTGCAGTACAAAACACGATACTTTGTTTTAAGTCATGGATTAATCCATTTATGAAAGACAAAACATAAAAGTGGAATGTACAACTAAAATCGAAGAATatatttacagacagacagattgctTTGTTTTGCATGAAAAAAAACACAGTCAAAGAGCAGTTAAGATTTCAACAATATATCATGGCATCATGTTGAACCCGCAAAAAACTCGTGAGTGTTGTCCATTCTGTGCCCAAGTGACGGGCTGAATGTCAGTGATATTTTTGGTATATTGACAGTCAAATGTTGACATGAATGAAAGCAACAAAGGCAATCCCACTGAACAGTCATTGGTAAATTAATACGTTTCGTTCCTTTAGGGTGTGTCATATCACAGTCTTTGCCCTCAAGTATCCATCAAAAGCAGCCGACCCTGTCTCCAATGAATCTCTCTGTTCGAACGGGGCACCCCTTTTGTCTCGAGGCTGACGGAAATCAATTGTGCAGGTAAAACTATGAAGGTTCGAACGTCTTGAGTCAGACCTCGGGCCTTCCCGCCCTTTACGCAGTCTATCTCTGCATTGTCTCTTGGTGTGGGGAGGAGTACCAGTGAGAATACCCGGGCATGTAGCCGTTGGCCGCCATGTTAACCCCTTTGCTGGACGCTGACACGTCCCATATTGGAGGAATTGCTGGAGAGCGGGGAGACAGGCCGATGGAACCAGGCATAGTAGGGTCGCTCTCGTGCGGGTTGCCACCTGCCTTCAGCAGCTTCTTGAACTTTGACCTTTTATTCTGGAACCATATCTTTACCTGCACAAGATGGCAGGAAGGAAAGGGAAGACCAGATGACAGATAACGATTATATCATTCATGTATTTATTCATCTATTAACATTTTTATAAATAGGCTTATAGACCAACTGATATGTTGAATATGAGTTAGGAGGCCTACATAACATTACTACAATACATTCGCGCAGGCCTACATTCAAACCTGCATCTTAGATGCTGCTGCCCTGTATACATAGGCATGGAATCacaggtcactttaataatgttgacatatAGCTTTACTTATTTCATATGTAttccattctactgtattttagtcaatgccattccgacattgctcgtcctaaaatgtatatatttgttaattgcattattttattttttagatttgtgtgtattgttgtgaattgttagatattactgcactgttggagctaggaacacaagcatttcgctacacccaaaataacatctgctaaatatttgtatttgatttgatttgataggttaaaaaaaagtaaatatCATGAAGGAATCCTAaattggtcaacaacaaaaacacaatacCCAGACCAATTTTAGCGTATAGggtagtaataacaataataatcacaATATTAATAGGCCTACTAATAACactaataaataataataatacatgatAATAAAGCGCCAACAACAATATAATAATGTATACCCTTTTGTATAATAATTCATGTTTTGAGAATAGGCCTACCTGTGTCTGTGTTAGTCCGAGAGAAGCAGCCAGCTCAGCGCGTTCTGGCAGGGCGAGGTATTGTGTTTGCTGAAAACGGTGATTTAAAGCTTGAAGCTGCAAACTAGAATAAATCGTCCGAGGTTTGCGAATCTTCTTGCCTTTCCCGTTGAAACGAATTTCTCCGTTTTCAATCACTGTGGTTTTCTGCTGCTCTGCAACAAAAAAAGGGCAATGTTAGTCCATTAAGGACAAACATATTCCACAACAAATAGGCCTAGTTTATAATTCCCCTAGTATAATTAatttaatagaatagaatagttcCAAATCTATTTAAATGTCTAAATGTCTAATAAGGAAAACATATGAGAAAACCAATGATAGGCCTTCTCTATTAAATTCAGACCACTAATACATATTCACATCTCACATTCGCTTAATCCAGTCCACCATTATTGTAATCATCATCGAATCTTCTGTCATATTTAGGATATTGCTCGTAATGACATGCCAATTAAATGTTAATTATAACTTTCAAAGCGAAAGACCGTTTAATTCCTAGAATAATTCGTGAGGATTCCTCGCTTGTCATTATCATTATACCCTGTGCAAAGAATGGCCATAGAATAGGATCTATAACAAAAAGAGACAACATTAACTAAATATAATATAGAAAAATAGGCAACATACAAATTGTCATTCAGATACAATTTGAAATTAGTTTCCCATTCAACCGTCTGCTGGACGTTTATTGTGCTTTATCTTTTACTTGGCCGAttttagaaaaatatatatgtCACTTGCTTTGTTATCGCTGCACGATGAAAAAGACATTGAGCATATTTCTTGTCATGAATGGGAAAGCATCTTACCTGTGCCGTCTAACCTTGTCTGACCGCCAGTGGTGTTATTGTGGTAGGACGGCAGGTACGGGCTGTGGTGGGGGTGGCTCACGTAGGAGTACGGTAGCGACCTGTTGTAAGAATTGTTGCCGGAGTACGGAGAGTTATCGTGCTGATGGTGAGCTGGGTGCGACCCGGAATGGAGACAGTGCAGCGGGTAGTGGCTGGCAGCCATCGACGGAGAGCTCTGTTGTGAGTGAGACTGCTGACCAAACTCCATGAAAGCCGACTTGGACGAGTCCTGAGCCTCCAGACCGTTAGCCATCGTAGTCATGGTCATCATCAAATGTTCTGCCTTGAGAGCACTCGCCCCCTCTCTCAAGTCCAAATGGATTCTCtcgctgtgttgttgtctctctcttcaGCGAACAGATATTGTCCTATTAAGACCCGAATTACTCAGTTACTTcgattttttttctcctctggtaTTCTTACTTGGTATGGCGCAAGTTGGGCATAAGTTAATGCAGAGATTTAAGGTGGATTCTGTTAAAATTGAATCCTTGCTTCCAGACTTGATGCAGACACTACAAGTAAAATGGTTTGTCTCCAAAGGGCAACGCCTTCCGATTGGTCATTCAACCCAACGTCATCAGTTGTGTGCTTCACTATTCTTCAGTGTGAGTTAACCCACCTTACCAGCTCCCACTACAGCCACAACTATGGTGGGAGAACCTCATAATTCATACGGAGAACATAGTCAAACGCAAGGTATAATAATTATGCCAGCCCTTTGGAATAGTCCATTTGTTTTAGGATTAATCCTCAACCCCAAATTACGCAAAACGTATCCCACACCAATTTGATTTAGCCTCAGGAACTAATATCATTTGAACACACCATATCATCACCCTGGAAATATACTTACACCATTTCTATACCGTCGTAATCATTAGGTTATTGGAAGAACAATTGCATGCGACGAATCAACAAGATGACAAAAACACTGTATTGCAGAGAGGAAGGATGGATGTCGTGGTAAACTGACAGTATCATTTATCCCTTTTGAAATAAGATGCGTGATAGCCTACAGTCGGAAATGTATGCAAATTATACAGTACGGTTTGGCAAATTCTGTTGCAATAGAAActatcaatgcaaatgcaataaTACATCTCCCAATTCTACTTTCATAAAACCTGTCGTTAAAAAAACATTGTCAAcgcgttttttttcttcatagtGTGGGATTCATTTATTTCAAAATGGTGATGAAAAAGCAATTATGGTCGCAATCAGTTATAACTAAAACCTCTTTGATTAACCACCACACTTTATTTAAATTGGAGCTATAAAATTAAGAACATTTCGCCTGTAATGATTATGGACTGGGTTTGTTTTGGGAAGGTGGAATAAAACTGAATATAGCATAAATTATCCCCTAATTATACGCCAGTATCGCCTCAATTATCCTCTTATCAAAAATGGTTGTCTAAATGCAGCGTTTAGTTTCAATGTTCTCCCTTTCTATAACAAGAACTTGGTACCTTGCTATTATTGCCAGGCATGTTATTTACTTTGGGGGATTTAAAAAGTGCACAACCCAGCCGGATAATCATTTTCCAGCAGTGGACCAAGAGAGAAGCACAGAGACAGTTGGTAGATATGAAATATATAAAATGCCTTTTAATATTGGATTTTAAACCAAGGCTTTCATATGAAAACGAAATATTTGAAGGTTACTTCTATATGGACATCAGGAATGTAGGTAAGATACCTATGAGCCATGTCTTCTGCATGATGGATTTTACACATTTTTGTTTGTTAAGGCTACATAGGGATTTATGTATTTGTTTAGATACATTAAATACGGTAGGAATCAATGCAATTATTAGTAACCTTATGGGACTTAGAACAGGTATATTAGCCTAGACGTCGTCATCCCTGAATGATCTAACATAGAATGTCTCATCCCGAGTTCCACCTCAACACGCAGGAGAGAAACCAGATCCATACCTTTTCTAATCGGCTTCGAATGGCACAAGGCAAACGTTGATGGGCTTTTCTGTGCTGTTACTTGCATGCTTTACTATCTCGGTACTTGATTAGTTGAGACATCATAGTTTATTACCTTTTGGAGACCGCAGCATAATCACCTACCGTGACAGTTTAATGACCTCCGAACATGGTTTCTGTGTAATGTGGAAGTGTAGCCTAGCGTGTCCCGCAGGCGCGAAAGGAAGCTGTACACCAATGGAGATTAATTGAAGTGGTGAAAATAATGAAGAtcactgttttttttgttgttttaaatGGTCTGAAGACACAGTGTTATGATGGACGTAGGCTATCCCCCTCCCCATAAACATAACATTTCGCATTTTGAAAGAGTCTTGAGGCGATTTATATTTCTTAGTAGTAAGCTGCACATGCAATCAATGTATACAATTGTTATTACCATCATGTATTATTTGGAGAGGAAATATATTTGCTTATATTGATGCTGTGCAATTTTATaaagcatacatacatacacacacacacacacacacacacacacacacacacacacacacacacacacacacacacacacacacacacacacacacacacacacacacacacacacacacatacacacatacatagacCTGGTTACATATATTGCTCTCTGTTCAAGGCCTAAAAGGCTATAGTTCTATTTTTTTGGGCCTGATTCAGAGGAGATTATGCCGCAAATTTACCAAAAGTTAATGGGAAATGTTCAAATGAACAAATGGCAGCTATGAAAAAGTATTTTAGTTTTCCTGAGTAGGCGATTGACCTCCACCGTCAAATCAATGGTTGTGATGATTTACAGAAGTGGTATTTAATTCAAGCTGTGAAAGACGACTCTAAAATAACTTGAACATCAAACCACTGGGAATAGGCACGGGATTCCTAAACTGGAACTGCATGGGCTATGAGTTACTTAGTCTACGCAAAAATAGGCTGCATGTTGGAGCAACATAACACACAATATGGATAtaacacaataataataataataacaacaacaacaacggtggTTACTGTCAATAATGATTAGTAAAGGCATATTGTCTTATAAGTCTCTTCTAAAAGAaactatgtgtatgtatatgtgcctgcgcgcgcgcgtgtgtgtgtatatctgtgtgacTGTGTCGGTCTTTGTGTCACGTGTATTTGTGGCGTTTTGCGTCTCCGTGTTTAAAATGGATACACATGTTAATCATATTTGAACGTTAACATGTAGCCCGCACTAAAAACATTCATATTTCTGCCAAGTGCTGGGACTTTGCGGTAGCTCGCTCTAACAGCTATTGGCAAGCCACCTCATTGAGCTCTGCTTGTAGAGCTCTGCTTCCAGGAGCATTTGGGGCGTGGGGACTTGCCAGTCTAGCAGAAGCAGTTAAAAGTGTCTCTCTTCTCCAGAACTCAAACCCACTGGGTCTTCACAGACTTAAAGACGTCGATGCTTTTCCATAGCTGCAGTGTGAGGGAAGTGGCGTGGGGAAAGCGAACGTAGATGGATGCCACACGCAGCTGTCTAACTGTAATAGTGCAATACAAATCAGACGGGTAGCATCTGAGTTTACCGTTATGGGATACATCACCAGACCGCGTTCCTTGTTTGCTCATAGCAGCGCTACCCCTTCTAACACCATAGCGCACAACCTTTTACGAGCTTTTAAGCAAAACGAATGTGCGTAAAAGTGTGGAATGTAAATCATCTAGGCATccacaccacaggaggctggtgaggggaggactgcTCATAATAATGTATGGTATGGaattgaatggtatcaaacacatggaaaactagtgtttgataccattcaatttattccgttccagccattacgttgagcctgtcctccccaattaaggtgtctCCAGCCACCTGTGGTCCACACGTAATATCACGGTCACATTAACAAAACAACAGTGATTGCTGGTTATTTGCATGTTGAAATGAATAGACTACACTGATCTGACTCATTTCAACGGAAGTCAATGGTTCTTTCTCAGTCAtcagaatcaaatcaaaatcaatcaaattgtattggtcacatacacgtgtttagcagatgttaatgcgagtgtagcgaaatgcttgtgtttctaactCCGACAgtgaagtaatatctaacaagtaatatcaacaatttcacaacatatacccaatacacacacatctaagtgaaggaatggaattaagaatatataaatatttggacgagcaatgtcagaatcATATAGGCATAATGCAGCAAGTGCAACTCAACCCATACATGACCATTTCTAAGAGCATAGCACAGCAAGATGAAGGCCTATAGGCTACAACTAGACCGACTGGCGATGAGTGATGTCGAAAAAAAGTAACTCGTTTTGGCCTCAATTATGACAAATAAACAAGGAACTGCACCATTAGCCTCCATAGTCAAATGGATTTAATTCAAAACAGTCGAAACTACTGCACTAAAAAGGTGACTCATACACACCATTTTAATTAATCTCGCCTGTTTTCTTTTTCTCGCATTTTGTGGAAACACTCGATGtttactttttttaaatgattacTACGTTGACTAAGACAGTTTGAAGCTGAAATATAGACTGAGCATTGGAAATGAACGAACGAACAACTGAAAGCACCAATAAATCGATTTTCTGATCATTTTCTCCTAATTGTGAATAAGCGAAACACTCAGAATGCATTGTTTTATTGTGGGGATTAATGTTCACTGATAAAGATACTAGAGCTATTGTACCTGCAAAAACAATTTATTAGGTGCCAAGTCA
This genomic interval from Oncorhynchus clarkii lewisi isolate Uvic-CL-2024 chromosome 18, UVic_Ocla_1.0, whole genome shotgun sequence contains the following:
- the LOC139372741 gene encoding homeobox protein Dlx6a, which codes for MMTMTTMANGLEAQDSSKSAFMEFGQQSHSQQSSPSMAASHYPLHCLHSGSHPAHHQHDNSPYSGNNSYNRSLPYSYVSHPHHSPYLPSYHNNTTGGQTRLDGTEQQKTTVIENGEIRFNGKGKKIRKPRTIYSSLQLQALNHRFQQTQYLALPERAELAASLGLTQTQVKIWFQNKRSKFKKLLKAGGNPHESDPTMPGSIGLSPRSPAIPPIWDVSASSKGVNMAANGYMPGYSHWYSSPHQETMQR